ACCAGGCTGAATGCCCTGGATCAACAGGCCGCCGAGGATCAGCGCCATCACCGCGTCGCCGGGAATGCCCAGGCTCATGGTGGGGATGAAGTCGACCTGCGTCTTGGAGTGCGATGCGGCTTCGGGCGACGCCACGCCCGCCAGCATGCCGGTGCCGAAGCGCTCCGGCGTCCTGGAAATCTTGCGTTCCAGGGCATAGGCGATGAACGTGGTGATGGTCGGGCCGGTGCCGGGCATGGCGCCGAACACGGTGCCCACCAGCGTACCGCGCACCAGCGGCAGGAAGGACTGCTTCAATTCCTTGGCCGACGGACGCATATCGCGCAGGCGCAACTTGGCGCCGGTGCCGATGATGCTCATGCGGTTGACGCTCATGATGAAGTCGGCGACGCCGAACAGGCCCATGGCGATGGCCACCAGTTCCAGGCCGTCGGACAGGTCCAGGATACCGAAGGACAGGCGGATGGTACCCGTGTTCACGTCCGTGCCGACCACGCCGCACAGCAGGCCGAACAAGGTCATGCAGATGCCTTTCAAGGGCGAGCCGCGCGACATCGTCGAACCCGCGATCAGGCCCAGCAGCATGATGGAGAAGATTTCCGTCGGGCCGAACTTGAAGGCGATTTCCACCAGCAGCGGCGAGAAGAAGATCATCACCAGGATGCCGACCGACGCCGCGAAGAACGACGCGATCATGGTGATGCCCAGCGCCGTGCCGCCCTTGCCCTGCTTGGTCAGCGGATAGCCGTCCAGGCAGGTCACCGCATGCGGCGGGTGCGAAGGCAGGTTCAACAGGATGGCGCCGATGGCGCCGCCGTATTGCGAGCCGTAGAAGATACCCGCCAGCATCATGATCGCGGGGACCGGATGCATGACGTAGGTCAGCGGAAGCAGGATGGAAATGGCCGACAGCGCGCCCATCCCCGGCAACACACCGATGAGGTTACCCACCAGCACGCCGAAGAAGGACCACATCAGGTTGTGCGGTTCGAAGGCGACGCCGAATCCGAACCAGAGATCAGTTAGTGCTTGATGCATGGCGTATCAACCCCACTGGAACAGCGGGAGCTGCAGTTGCAGCGCCCACCAGAACACGACCACGGCGATGACCACCATGCCCAACGAAAGAACCAAGGCCTGCTTCACCGTGTTCTTGCGGTCGCCCAGCGCCGAAATGAACGTAATGGCGAACGTCGCGGGCAACAGCCCGCCGTAGTGGCCAAGGAAAATGAAAGCCAGGATGCCGATGATGATGCAGATGGCGCCGCGCATGTCGGGCATGCCCGTGGGATGCGACGAAGGAACGTGCGTACCTTCACCGGCTGCCTTTTCTTTCGCGCCCGTCTTGCCGCCGATGGCGATCAACAGGCCCGTGAATGCCAATAGTCCCCCTACCGCTGCCGGGAAGAACCCGGGCCCCATATGGCTTAGCGTACCGATCTGATAGTTCAGACCACCGTATATCGACCCCAGGCCGATCAGGACCATCAGCGCTCCGCCGTAGTAGTCCTTGTTGTATTTTTTCAGTGTTTCCACTGCATTCCTCCGTGTACTAGGCTTACACCAGCCTTTATAGGAAGTGCTCAGGGTGAGCACGTCCCTCTCACAAAGCACCGTGAGCCTGGAGGGCAGAATAAGGAGGGAAGCTGCTAATCCGCTTTCTTTAGACTGTCGGGTTCCTGAATCCCAGGGTTATCCCCTAACAGGGGTATCCATAGGATGGCGCAGAGTCCCACGCCGCCCTGGGCATTCGTTTCACCGTCGGCCAGGACGATATCGCCGCCGTTGCGGCGGGCGTAGGCCTGCGCGATGGCGAGGCCGAGGCCGGAGCCCGATGTAGGCGCGCCGCCGGCCTCCACGCCCGCGCGATCGAAGCGCGCGAAGGCCCGCGCGCGCAAGGCCGGGTTGAGTCCCGGCCCGTTGTCGGACACGCGGACCTCGACGCGTGTCGCGTCGCGCACGACCGATACCGTGATGCGCGCGCCGCGCGGCGCATAGTTCACCGCATTGTGGACCAGGTTGGCAATGGCTTCGTGCAGTTCGACCTCGGAACCGGCCACGGGAGCCGCCGGGCCTGTCATACCGCTTTCACCCGTATCGCCGCGCGCATCGCTCCAGCCGAGGTCCTGCTGCTTTTCGTGGGCGAGCGGCAGATATTGCAGGACCACCTCGCGCGCGACGTCATTCAGATCGAGCACGCGCTGCGGCGCTTCGCCGCCCTGGCTGGCGTGCGCGAGCTGCAGCAGCTGTTCGGTCAGGCGGCGCGTACGCCCCAGCTGCGCGACGATGGCACGCAGGCCGTCGCGTATGAGCGCGGGATCGCGCTCGCGCAGCGCGTATTGCGCCTGTGTCGACATGATGGCCAGCGGCGTGCGCAGCTGGTGCGAGGCATCGTCCAGGAATCGCGATTGTTCGTCCAGCATGTGCCGGTGCCGGGCGATGTGATAGTTGACGGCCTCCACCAGCGGCGTGACTTCGGAGGGGACGCGGCTGGCGTCGAGCGGCGTCAGGTCGTCGGCCGACCGCGCACGGATCTCGTTGCGCAGCCTGGCCAGCGGCCGCAGGGCCCATGCCACGCCCCACCACACCATGAGCACGACCAGCGCCAGCATGCGACCGTCGCGCAGCAGCTCCTTGCGGCGCGCGGCGTCCTCGGCCTCGATACGCTTGCCGGTGCTCTCGCCTACCAGTATCAGTACCTGGCGATGGGTGCCGTGGTAGTAGAGATCGCGTACCAGCGCCACCATGCGGACCGGATCGTTGCGGTATGCGCCGTCATAGAAGGTGGGCTGGCCGTCGCTGCGCGGCCAGACCGGCGGGCGCGGGATGTCCGGCATGCCGAGCAGGGCCAGGCCGGGGGTGGCGGGAGCCTGGCCGGAGGGCAGCGGCGGCTCGATTTCTTCAATGCGGAAGTACTTGCGCAGGCCGGCGCGCGATTCCAGCATGACCTGGGCATACAGCGGAGTCACGACCTGCAGGGCGCCGTCGGGCGTGAACTCGATACTGCTTTCGAGCACGCGCGCCGGCTCCAGCAAGGCGGTGTCGTAGGCGTCGTTGGTGATGTCGGCCAGCGTCTGGTAGTCGTTATAGCTATCGATCACCAGCAGCGCGATGACGCCGGGCAGCAGCAGCGTGATCAGCAGCGCCCGTATGCCGACCCGGGAATACCACGGGCGGCCGAGATCGCGCGTGCCGGACGCGCCCGGCGGCGGGAGATGCGCTGACACAGCCGGGACCGGGCCCTTCAAGCGTCAGCGGATTCGGATGCGCTGGCCACGCTTTCGAGCATGTAGCCGAGCCCCCGCACGGTCACGATGCGGATATCGCTGCCCGCCAGCTTTTTGCGCAGGCGATGCAGGACGACTTCGATGGCGTCGGGGTTGGCCTCGCTATCGTGGTTGAAGACCTTGCCGAACAGCTGCGATTTGTCGACCGGATAACCGCTGCGCGTCAGCAAGGCGGCCAGGGCGGCGTGTTCGCGCGGGGTCAGGAACAGCAGGGAGCCATCCAGCGTGAAGGCGCGGCTTTCGCTGTCGTACGACAGCGAACCGCATTGCAGGCGCGGATGCTGCCGCCCCCGGCTGCGCCGGACCAGTGCGGTCAGGCGCGCTTCCAGCTCTTCCAGCGCGAACGGCTTGGTCAGGAAATCGTCGGCGCCCAGGTTCAAGCCGCGCACGCGGTCCTGCAGGGCGCCCTGCGCGGTCAGCACCAGCACGGGCGTGCGGTCGTCGCGGTTGCGCATTTCGCGCAATACGACCAGGCCGTGCTTGTCGGGCAGGCGCAGGTCCATGACGATGGCGTCATATTCGGTACCCGCCATGAAGGCTTCGGCCGTGCGCGCGTCGGGCGCGTGATCCGGCACGAAGCCGCTCTGGGCCAGCGCGCGCACCAGCCAGGACGCCATGTCCCTTTCGTCTTCAACCAGCAATATGCGCATGGCCGTCAGGCCCTCCCGCCAGATTCTCGGCCGCGCGCTGACCATGCACGCGTTGGCGCAGGTAGCGTGTTTCGTGATGCCGCCTGAACAGGATAGCCGAGAGCTCGTTCAGTGCCTGCGTGTAGACATCCCGCTTGAATTCGATGACGGCATCCAGCGGAACCCAGTACTGGCTCCAGCGCCATGCATCGAATTCAGGATGCTGCGTGGCGCGCAGGCAGACATCGCTGTCGCGCCCCACCAGCCTGAGCAGGAACCAGATCTGCTTCTGACCTTTGTAATGGCCACGCCATTCCCGCCGGACGAAATGATCCGGGACGTTGTAGCGCAGCCAATCGCGTGTGCGCCCCAAAATGCGGACATGCTCGGGCTTCAAGCCCACTTCTTCATGGAGTTCGCGATACATGGCCTGCACCGGGCTTTCGCCATACTTGATGCCGCCCTGCGGAAACTGCCAGGCATGTTCCCTGATCCGCTTGCCCCAAAAGACCTCGTTTCTGGTGTTGACGAGAATGATGCCGACATTGGGACGGTAGCCTTCGCGGTCCAGCATGGGCCACCCCCACCAAATTCAATACAATTACGCCTGATTATACGTACCTGCCGCCTCCTGGAAACCATGCGCGCCTCCAACTACCACATCAATACACTCAAAGAAGCGCCCGCCGAGGCCGAAATCGTCAGCCACCGCCTTATGACGCGGGCGGGCATGATCCGCAAGCTGGCGGGTGGGATTTATACCTATATGCCGCTGGGGCTAAAGGTGATCCGCAAGATCGAGAAGATCGTGCGGGAAGAAATGAACGCCGCTGGCGCCATCGAGCTGCTGATGCCGGTGGTCCAGCCTGCCGAGCTCTGGCAGGAATCCGGGCGGTGGGTCCAGTACGGCCCCGAACTGCTGCGCATCAAGGACCGGCACGAGCGCGACTTCGTGCTGCAGCCGACGTCCGAAGAGGTCATCACCGACATCGCCCGCAACGAGATCCACAGCTGGCGCCAGCTGCCGGTGAACTTCTATCACATCCAGACCAAATTCCGCGACGAGCGGCGGCCCCGCTTCGGGCTGATGCGCGGCCGCGAATTCACGATGAAGGACGCGTATTCCTTCGACCGCGACGAAGCCGGCGCCCTGCGCAGCTATGACGCCATGTACGAAGCGTATATGCGGATTTTCCAAAGGCTGGGGCTGGAATTCCGCGCCGTGGCCGCCGATACCGGTTCCATCGGCGGCAGCCGCAGCCATGAATTCCAGGTGATCGCCGACACCGGCGAGGACCTGCTGGTCTATAACCCGGAAACCCAGTACGCCGCCAATATCGAACTGGCGGAAGCGGCGCCCCTGCTAGCCCAGCGCCAGGCGCCCGGCCGGGCGCTGGAAGCCGTGCCGACACCCGGCGCGGCCAAGTGCGAGGAAGTCGCGGCGCAGTTGGGCATCCCGCTGGAAACCACCGTCAAGTCCATCGTGCTGGCGACCGAGCCGGAGGCCGGCCAGGTGCGCATCTGGCTGCTGCTGCTGCGCGGCGACCACGTCCTGAACGAGATCAAGACGGCCAAGGTGCCCGGGCTGGACCAAGGCTACCGCTTCGCGACCGAGGATGAGATCGTCGAGCATTTTGGCTGCAAACCCGGGTATCTCGGCCCTATCCAGACGCAAAAGCCCGTCACCGTGGTGGCGGACCGCACCGTCGCCAATATGGGCGACTTCGTCTGCGGCGCGAATCGGGAAGGCTTCCACTACGTCGGCGCCAACTGGGGCCGCGACCTGCCCGAACCGGCCCACGTGGCCGACCTGCGCAACGTGGTGGCGGGCGACCCCGCGCCGGACGGCAAGGGCACCCTGGCCATCCAGCGCGGCATCGAGGTGGGCCACGTGTTCTACCTGGGCACCAAGTACTCGTCGGCGCTGAAGGCGACCTACCTGGACGAAACCGGCAAGCCCGCGCTGCTGGAGATGGGCTGCTACGGCATCGGGGTCACCCGCATCGCCGCGGCGGCCATCGAGCAGAACCACGACGAGCGGGGCATCATCTGGCCACGTGCGCTGGCGCCCTTCGAAATCGTGATTTGTCCGGTGGGATGGGGCAAAAGTGAAACTGTTCGTAACACCGCGGTAGCACTCTACGAGGCGCTGCTCGCCCGCGGCGTGGACGTCATTCTTGATGACCGTGATGCCCGGCCGGGCGTGATGTTCGCTGAATGGGAGCTTATAGGCGCTCCGCTGCGCGTAACAGTTGGAGAACGTGGGCTCAAGGACGGTGTGGTCGAATTGCAGGCCCGCCGGGAAGCCAGCGCCAGTACGGTGCCGGCGGACCAGGCGCTGGAGCAAGTACTGGCCAAGCTGGAAAACCTTTGACCGCCCCGTTGTCATCGCAGCGATCCCTGGAATCGACCCTGGATATCCGTGTGTATTACGAAGACACGGATGCCGGCGGCGTCGTTTTCTATGCCAACTACCTGAAGTTCATGGAGCGCGGCCGGACCGAATGGCTGCGCGCGCTGGGCTTCGAACAAGCCAACCTGGCGCGGACGGACGGCAGGATGTTCGTGGTGGCCGGGCTGGACATGGCCTACCGCAAACCCGCCCGACTGGATGACATGCTTACCATACGTTCGCGTGTTACACGAGTCGGCCGGGCTTCGATACACTTCGCGCAGCGGGCGGAACGCAGCGGGGAACTGCTGGCCGAGGGCAACATCCAAGTGTGCTGCGTGGATGCGACCACCCTCAGGCCCGCGGAACTGCCTCCGGGATTGCGCGCAACACTCGATTCTATTCAGGGATAAAAATGCAAGTCTCCAACGACCTGTCGTTGTTCGCACTGATCGCACATGCGAGCGTGCCGGTCCAATTGATCATGCTGCTGCTCCTGGGCATTTCCATCATGTCCTGGACGTACATCTTCGCCAAACGCCTGGCTATCAGAAGGGCCCATCAACAGACGCGCCGTTTCGAAGACGACTTCTGGTCCGGCGGCGACCTGTCCATGCTGCAGCAGGCCGTGGCCAACCGCCGCGCCGAACAAGGCGCCCTGGCGCGGATCTTCGACGCCGGGATGACGGAGTTCCTGAAAGCCCGCCGCGCCGCCGCCAACGACGCCAACGCGGTCCTGGACGGCGCCCGCCGCGCCATGCGTGCCGCGTACCAGCGTGAAATGGATGCGCTGGAATCCCATCTGAACTTCCTGGCCTCGGCCGGCTCCGTCAGCCCTTACATCGGCCTGCTGGGAACGGTGTGGGGGATCATGCACGCGTTCATCGGCCTGTCCAACATGCAGCAGGCGACCCTGGCCTCGGTCGCGCCCGGCATCGCCGAAGCCCTGATCGCTACCGCCATCGGCCTGTTCGCGGCCATCCCCGCGGTGGTGGCCTACAACCGCTTCACCAACGATATCGACCGGCTGTCCATCCGCTTCGACAGTTTCGTCGATGAGTTCCTGAATATTCTGCAACGGCAGGTGCGCTGATGTCCTCGGTACGCTCGGGCGGCCGTTCCAGCCGCCGCATGAAGGCCGACATCAACGTCGTTCCCTATATCGACGTGATGCTGGTCCTGCTGGTGATCTTCATGGTCACCGCCCCCCTGATCACGCCCGGACTGATCAACCTGCCTTCGGTGGGCCAGGCGTCCGATGTCCCGGTCAAGCCGCTCGAAGTGCAGATTTCGGAGAACGGCGACATCGCGCTGCGCATGCGCGAGCCCGGCGCCAATCCGGAGAACATCGGCCGATCGGAACTGGTCAGCCAGGTCCGCGCGCGCATCACCGCGGACACCCCGGTGGTGATCGCGGCCGACGGCAAGGTGCCGTATGAATCCGTCGTGAAAGTCATGGACGAACTGCGCACGAACGGCGTGACGCGCCTGGGCCTGCTGGTCGACCAGCAGTCGTCCACGGGCGCCGCCGCCGCGGCGGCGGGACAACCGCAGCAGCGACCCGCCGCGACCAAGCGCTGATCGGCGCCCTATCCACTCGACTCGATGACGCCTCCTCTAATCAAGCACTCCAGCCGCGCGCCGGAAGCGCCGCCAGCGCAGGACAATCGGAAAGCATTCGGCCTGGCCGTGCTGGTCCACGCCATTCTGGTCCTGGTCCTGGTGCTCGGCGTGAACTGGCGCACGGAAAATCCGGGCCCCGTACAGGTGCAATTGTGGGCCAACGGCGATTCGCCGGTTTCGCCGCCCCCGCAGCCCCAGCCGCAACCGCAGCCTACTCCCCAGCCGCAACCCACGCCGGAACCGCCGCCGCCCCCGCCGCAGCCGCAACCGGCGCCGCC
This genomic interval from Bordetella genomosp. 8 contains the following:
- a CDS encoding tripartite tricarboxylate transporter permease is translated as MHQALTDLWFGFGVAFEPHNLMWSFFGVLVGNLIGVLPGMGALSAISILLPLTYVMHPVPAIMMLAGIFYGSQYGGAIGAILLNLPSHPPHAVTCLDGYPLTKQGKGGTALGITMIASFFAASVGILVMIFFSPLLVEIAFKFGPTEIFSIMLLGLIAGSTMSRGSPLKGICMTLFGLLCGVVGTDVNTGTIRLSFGILDLSDGLELVAIAMGLFGVADFIMSVNRMSIIGTGAKLRLRDMRPSAKELKQSFLPLVRGTLVGTVFGAMPGTGPTITTFIAYALERKISRTPERFGTGMLAGVASPEAASHSKTQVDFIPTMSLGIPGDAVMALILGGLLIQGIQPGPQLITEHPDIFWGLIASFWVGNVLLVILNVPLIGIWVKLLQVPYRYLFPSALFFIAVGVFSTQNSLFQIWEALAFGVIGAVFMLLDFSVAPILLGFVLGPMVEENFRRALLLSRGDMMIFLQRPISAWFVGISALLILVQIIAHARRKFKKRDKPMLPKTA
- a CDS encoding tripartite tricarboxylate transporter TctB family protein, with product METLKKYNKDYYGGALMVLIGLGSIYGGLNYQIGTLSHMGPGFFPAAVGGLLAFTGLLIAIGGKTGAKEKAAGEGTHVPSSHPTGMPDMRGAICIIIGILAFIFLGHYGGLLPATFAITFISALGDRKNTVKQALVLSLGMVVIAVVVFWWALQLQLPLFQWG
- a CDS encoding sensor histidine kinase; protein product: MRALLITLLLPGVIALLVIDSYNDYQTLADITNDAYDTALLEPARVLESSIEFTPDGALQVVTPLYAQVMLESRAGLRKYFRIEEIEPPLPSGQAPATPGLALLGMPDIPRPPVWPRSDGQPTFYDGAYRNDPVRMVALVRDLYYHGTHRQVLILVGESTGKRIEAEDAARRKELLRDGRMLALVVLMVWWGVAWALRPLARLRNEIRARSADDLTPLDASRVPSEVTPLVEAVNYHIARHRHMLDEQSRFLDDASHQLRTPLAIMSTQAQYALRERDPALIRDGLRAIVAQLGRTRRLTEQLLQLAHASQGGEAPQRVLDLNDVAREVVLQYLPLAHEKQQDLGWSDARGDTGESGMTGPAAPVAGSEVELHEAIANLVHNAVNYAPRGARITVSVVRDATRVEVRVSDNGPGLNPALRARAFARFDRAGVEAGGAPTSGSGLGLAIAQAYARRNGGDIVLADGETNAQGGVGLCAILWIPLLGDNPGIQEPDSLKKAD
- a CDS encoding response regulator, coding for MRILLVEDERDMASWLVRALAQSGFVPDHAPDARTAEAFMAGTEYDAIVMDLRLPDKHGLVVLREMRNRDDRTPVLVLTAQGALQDRVRGLNLGADDFLTKPFALEELEARLTALVRRSRGRQHPRLQCGSLSYDSESRAFTLDGSLLFLTPREHAALAALLTRSGYPVDKSQLFGKVFNHDSEANPDAIEVVLHRLRKKLAGSDIRIVTVRGLGYMLESVASASESADA
- a CDS encoding RNA pyrophosphohydrolase, encoding MLDREGYRPNVGIILVNTRNEVFWGKRIREHAWQFPQGGIKYGESPVQAMYRELHEEVGLKPEHVRILGRTRDWLRYNVPDHFVRREWRGHYKGQKQIWFLLRLVGRDSDVCLRATQHPEFDAWRWSQYWVPLDAVIEFKRDVYTQALNELSAILFRRHHETRYLRQRVHGQRAAENLAGGPDGHAHIAG
- a CDS encoding proline--tRNA ligase, yielding MRASNYHINTLKEAPAEAEIVSHRLMTRAGMIRKLAGGIYTYMPLGLKVIRKIEKIVREEMNAAGAIELLMPVVQPAELWQESGRWVQYGPELLRIKDRHERDFVLQPTSEEVITDIARNEIHSWRQLPVNFYHIQTKFRDERRPRFGLMRGREFTMKDAYSFDRDEAGALRSYDAMYEAYMRIFQRLGLEFRAVAADTGSIGGSRSHEFQVIADTGEDLLVYNPETQYAANIELAEAAPLLAQRQAPGRALEAVPTPGAAKCEEVAAQLGIPLETTVKSIVLATEPEAGQVRIWLLLLRGDHVLNEIKTAKVPGLDQGYRFATEDEIVEHFGCKPGYLGPIQTQKPVTVVADRTVANMGDFVCGANREGFHYVGANWGRDLPEPAHVADLRNVVAGDPAPDGKGTLAIQRGIEVGHVFYLGTKYSSALKATYLDETGKPALLEMGCYGIGVTRIAAAAIEQNHDERGIIWPRALAPFEIVICPVGWGKSETVRNTAVALYEALLARGVDVILDDRDARPGVMFAEWELIGAPLRVTVGERGLKDGVVELQARREASASTVPADQALEQVLAKLENL
- the ybgC gene encoding tol-pal system-associated acyl-CoA thioesterase, with the translated sequence MTAPLSSQRSLESTLDIRVYYEDTDAGGVVFYANYLKFMERGRTEWLRALGFEQANLARTDGRMFVVAGLDMAYRKPARLDDMLTIRSRVTRVGRASIHFAQRAERSGELLAEGNIQVCCVDATTLRPAELPPGLRATLDSIQG
- the tolQ gene encoding protein TolQ gives rise to the protein MQVSNDLSLFALIAHASVPVQLIMLLLLGISIMSWTYIFAKRLAIRRAHQQTRRFEDDFWSGGDLSMLQQAVANRRAEQGALARIFDAGMTEFLKARRAAANDANAVLDGARRAMRAAYQREMDALESHLNFLASAGSVSPYIGLLGTVWGIMHAFIGLSNMQQATLASVAPGIAEALIATAIGLFAAIPAVVAYNRFTNDIDRLSIRFDSFVDEFLNILQRQVR
- the tolR gene encoding protein TolR; its protein translation is MSSVRSGGRSSRRMKADINVVPYIDVMLVLLVIFMVTAPLITPGLINLPSVGQASDVPVKPLEVQISENGDIALRMREPGANPENIGRSELVSQVRARITADTPVVIAADGKVPYESVVKVMDELRTNGVTRLGLLVDQQSSTGAAAAAAGQPQQRPAATKR